In one window of Maribacter dokdonensis DSW-8 DNA:
- a CDS encoding S10 family peptidase — protein sequence MRNLFFLTVCFLLIPSLYGQSSKNEKNIKPIPPTKSFVTKHQGVFGGKNIEYTTTAKETYLTNKEGDSIATFWSVTYTKTNIGDVTKRPVTFVFNGGPGSASMWLHMGFFGPKVVKVDSDAKSDDGAAPYHLVNNDHGLLDITDLVFIDPVGTGYSRLVGKGEGKDFYGLKEDVNSFAQFIRKWVTENERWFSPKYLAGESYGTTRAAALGKALEGSGQNMALNGMILISQALDYAGSTSISNNITSFITYLPSMAATAWYHKKAGQGKTLESFTKECRDFTYNTYVPALYKGNSLSDLEKNSLAEKLSYFTGLDKTYILQSNLRILMGRFQKKLLEDKGLAIGRLDGRFMGNEEDKVSEKPHLGDAASYQISAAYTASLNHYFASELKVKMDRPYITSGGGSNWRWRTVPDGQYWEPMPVNTAPDLGETMRRNTAMKVMVASGYYDLITPFFDAEYTFDRNGIVKERVEMKYYEAGHMMYTHEPDLIKLSKDIRAFITKN from the coding sequence ATGAGAAATCTATTCTTTCTTACCGTTTGTTTTTTACTAATTCCATCGCTTTATGGACAAAGTTCAAAAAATGAGAAAAATATAAAACCTATACCCCCAACAAAATCTTTTGTTACCAAACACCAAGGGGTTTTTGGCGGTAAAAACATTGAATACACCACTACAGCAAAAGAAACTTACTTGACCAATAAAGAAGGAGATTCTATAGCTACATTTTGGTCTGTTACCTACACTAAAACCAATATAGGAGATGTTACCAAAAGACCGGTAACCTTTGTCTTCAATGGCGGACCAGGTTCTGCTTCAATGTGGTTACATATGGGATTCTTTGGACCCAAGGTTGTAAAAGTAGATTCTGATGCCAAATCAGATGATGGTGCGGCACCTTACCATCTAGTAAATAATGATCATGGTTTATTAGATATTACAGATTTGGTTTTTATAGATCCAGTAGGTACCGGTTACAGCAGATTGGTAGGGAAAGGTGAAGGAAAAGACTTTTACGGGTTAAAGGAAGATGTAAATTCCTTTGCCCAATTTATTAGAAAATGGGTTACCGAAAATGAACGTTGGTTCTCACCTAAGTATTTAGCTGGTGAAAGTTACGGAACAACACGTGCCGCCGCTCTTGGAAAAGCATTAGAAGGTTCTGGTCAAAATATGGCGTTAAATGGAATGATTTTAATTTCCCAAGCTTTAGATTATGCAGGCTCAACATCTATATCTAATAACATAACTTCATTCATTACCTATTTACCAAGCATGGCGGCAACAGCATGGTACCATAAAAAAGCGGGGCAAGGCAAAACATTGGAAAGTTTTACAAAGGAATGTAGAGATTTTACATACAATACCTATGTGCCAGCTTTATACAAAGGCAATTCTTTAAGTGATCTGGAAAAGAATAGTTTGGCAGAAAAACTCTCTTATTTTACTGGATTGGATAAAACATATATTCTACAATCTAATTTGAGAATTCTAATGGGCCGTTTTCAGAAGAAACTATTAGAAGATAAAGGTTTGGCAATTGGTAGACTTGACGGAAGATTTATGGGAAATGAAGAGGATAAAGTATCTGAAAAACCACATTTGGGCGATGCAGCCAGTTATCAAATAAGCGCTGCCTATACCGCAAGCTTAAATCATTATTTTGCATCAGAATTAAAGGTAAAAATGGATAGACCGTATATTACTTCTGGTGGAGGTTCTAATTGGAGATGGAGAACGGTACCAGATGGTCAATACTGGGAACCCATGCCTGTTAATACGGCTCCTGACCTAGGTGAAACCATGCGTAGAAATACTGCTATGAAAGTAATGGTAGCCAGCGGATACTATGATTTGATTACTCCGTTTTTTGATGCTGAATATACTTTTGATAGAAACGGAATTGTTAAGGAACGTGTTGAAATGAAGTATTATGAAGCAGGTCATATGATGTACACCCATGAACCAGATCTAATAAAGTTAAGTAAAGATATTCGTGCGTTTATAACTAAGAATTAA
- a CDS encoding 3-keto-disaccharide hydrolase, translated as MKTTLRKQHTMMSILFFVIGCGIASSQQLNDGWETMFNGNDLKGWTTKVHHYEVGDNYADTFRVEDEIIKVRYDKYEGDFNNRYSHLYYDRPFSDFHLTMQYRFVGEQYKGAPDYTILNSGVMFHSQDPRTMLKEQDWPISVEMQFLAGVEEGVERPTGNMCSPGTDVVFEGRIDPRHCINSTSDTFYGDQWVTAELVVYHDSLVKHIVNGKTVLEYTKPQIGGGVATGYYPKMKQDGKLLKEGFIALQSEGQPIDFKNIKIRNLKGCTDPKALNYKEYYKISDKGACTYE; from the coding sequence ATGAAAACAACGTTACGTAAACAACATACCATGATGTCAATATTATTCTTTGTGATCGGATGTGGTATTGCCAGCTCACAACAATTAAATGATGGTTGGGAAACCATGTTCAATGGTAATGATTTAAAAGGATGGACCACAAAAGTACATCATTATGAAGTTGGTGATAATTATGCTGATACCTTTAGGGTAGAGGATGAGATCATAAAAGTAAGATATGATAAGTATGAGGGTGATTTTAATAATAGATATTCTCATCTCTATTATGATCGTCCATTTTCCGATTTTCATTTAACTATGCAATATCGTTTTGTTGGAGAGCAGTATAAAGGAGCACCAGATTATACTATTCTTAATAGTGGTGTCATGTTTCATTCACAAGACCCAAGAACCATGTTGAAAGAACAAGATTGGCCTATTAGTGTTGAAATGCAATTTTTAGCGGGAGTGGAAGAAGGTGTAGAACGACCAACAGGTAATATGTGCTCACCAGGTACGGATGTAGTTTTTGAAGGTAGAATAGACCCAAGGCATTGTATAAATTCTACATCGGATACCTTTTACGGAGATCAATGGGTAACCGCAGAATTAGTTGTATATCATGATTCATTGGTTAAACATATTGTTAATGGTAAAACAGTATTGGAATACACAAAACCACAAATAGGGGGTGGTGTGGCAACCGGTTATTATCCTAAGATGAAACAAGATGGTAAACTTTTAAAAGAAGGATTTATAGCATTGCAAAGCGAGGGTCAACCAATTGACTTTAAGAATATTAAAATACGCAACTTAAAAGGCTGCACAGACCCTAAGGCTTTGAACTATAAGGAGTACTATAAAATTTCAGATAAAGGGGCGTGTACTTATGAATAG
- a CDS encoding MBL fold metallo-hydrolase: MKIYPIETGNFKLDGGAMFGVVPKTIWQRTNPADENNLIDIAARSLLIEDGDRLVLIDTGMGNKQSDQFFGYYYRWGDFNIDSSLNKYGFHRDDITDVFLTHLHFDHVGGAIQWNKDRTGYEPAFKNAKFWTNEKHWKWATEPNPREKASFLKENLYPMKESGQLTFVDPTDNSFLKNSPLGFDIRFVDGHTEKQMLPQFTYQDKTIAYMADLIPTVGHIPLPYVIGYDTRPLVTMTEKEIFLNEAVENNYYLFFEHDAHNQLCTLKHTERGVRLDQVYTFNELFN, from the coding sequence ATGAAAATTTATCCCATTGAAACTGGTAATTTTAAGTTGGACGGTGGTGCAATGTTCGGGGTGGTTCCTAAAACCATTTGGCAAAGAACGAATCCTGCAGATGAAAACAATTTAATTGATATTGCCGCCAGAAGTCTTTTGATAGAAGATGGGGACAGGTTAGTTTTAATTGATACCGGTATGGGCAATAAACAATCTGATCAGTTTTTTGGTTACTACTACAGATGGGGAGATTTTAATATAGACTCATCTTTAAATAAATATGGTTTTCATAGAGATGATATTACCGATGTTTTTTTGACCCACCTTCATTTTGACCATGTTGGTGGTGCAATTCAATGGAACAAAGATAGAACGGGGTATGAACCCGCTTTTAAAAATGCCAAGTTTTGGACCAATGAAAAACACTGGAAATGGGCTACCGAACCTAACCCTAGGGAAAAAGCTTCTTTTTTAAAAGAAAACCTATATCCCATGAAAGAAAGTGGACAACTAACTTTTGTTGACCCAACGGATAATAGCTTTTTAAAGAACAGTCCGCTTGGTTTTGATATCCGTTTTGTAGACGGCCATACGGAGAAACAAATGTTACCACAATTTACCTATCAAGACAAAACCATAGCCTACATGGCAGATCTTATACCAACGGTAGGTCATATTCCCTTGCCCTATGTTATTGGCTATGATACCAGACCATTGGTTACTATGACCGAAAAAGAAATATTCTTAAATGAAGCTGTGGAAAATAACTACTACTTATTCTTTGAACACGATGCACACAATCAACTTTGTACCTTAAAACATACAGAAAGAGGAGTTAGGTTGGATCAAGTATATACTTTCAACGAGCTCTTCAACTAA
- a CDS encoding S41 family peptidase, translating into MKKIVSKKVLVPIIAIAFLFIGSSYKSDFFEIAKQIEIFTTLFKELNMNYVDETNPAELMDTAIKNMLNELDPYTKFLNEQDVETYRINNAGEYSGIGAMVRSFDDRLLIIEPHEGYPADKAGLKAGDELIQIGDIKVADFENNASELLKGANGSTVTVTYKRQGKLKTTSITREGIEVDAVPFFKMIDNKTGYIVLAKFNAKATDQTKAALLDLKGKGAEKIILDLRDNPGGLLSEAINVTNLFVPKGELVVTTKSKVKKFNREYHTNNQPVDEKIPLVVLVNGSSASASEIVSGSLQDLDRAVIMGARSFGKGLVQRPLKLTYGTQLKVTISRYYTSSGRCIQSLDYWNRDESGNAVRNTTFNDFTTRNGRKVQDGGGILPDIEVATSKTNDLTLALLQNNVIFDYATDYHYTHSYADVNDFKFTDADFNAFKNYVKQSSFSFETKAEQAIKKALSGDENDFLGSDVKDSYKTLLANIEKGKLNALDKYQSEIQKNLEDEIVKRYFYRDGLYQYYLNNDEAILAATELLSNNSKYSAILK; encoded by the coding sequence ATGAAAAAAATAGTAAGTAAAAAAGTACTTGTACCCATAATAGCCATTGCCTTTCTCTTCATTGGAAGTAGTTATAAAAGTGATTTTTTCGAAATAGCTAAGCAAATTGAAATCTTTACCACCTTGTTCAAAGAATTGAACATGAACTATGTGGATGAAACCAACCCGGCAGAATTAATGGATACCGCCATTAAAAATATGCTGAATGAATTGGATCCCTATACCAAATTTTTGAACGAACAAGATGTTGAAACGTATCGTATAAACAATGCCGGTGAATATTCTGGTATTGGTGCCATGGTACGTTCGTTTGATGATAGATTATTAATCATTGAACCACATGAGGGCTACCCGGCAGATAAAGCAGGATTAAAGGCTGGTGATGAATTAATACAGATCGGAGATATCAAAGTAGCAGATTTTGAAAATAACGCCAGTGAGCTTTTAAAAGGGGCTAACGGATCTACGGTTACCGTTACTTACAAAAGACAAGGCAAATTAAAAACTACCAGCATAACCCGTGAAGGTATAGAGGTAGATGCCGTACCGTTCTTTAAAATGATAGATAATAAGACTGGATACATTGTTCTTGCAAAATTCAATGCGAAAGCTACCGATCAAACTAAAGCGGCATTATTGGACCTTAAAGGAAAAGGTGCCGAAAAAATCATCTTAGATCTTAGGGATAACCCAGGCGGATTATTATCTGAAGCTATAAATGTGACCAATTTATTTGTTCCAAAAGGTGAGCTTGTGGTGACCACAAAATCAAAGGTTAAAAAATTCAACCGAGAATACCACACCAACAACCAACCTGTAGATGAAAAAATACCACTGGTTGTTTTAGTAAACGGTAGCAGCGCCTCTGCCAGTGAAATTGTATCTGGTAGTTTACAAGATTTAGACAGAGCAGTGATCATGGGTGCAAGAAGCTTTGGTAAAGGTTTGGTACAACGCCCATTAAAATTAACTTACGGTACACAACTAAAAGTTACCATTTCTAGATATTATACTTCGTCTGGTCGTTGCATACAATCATTGGATTATTGGAACAGAGATGAAAGTGGCAATGCCGTTCGTAATACTACGTTCAATGATTTTACTACGCGTAATGGTAGAAAAGTACAAGATGGCGGTGGTATTTTGCCAGATATTGAAGTAGCCACTTCTAAAACCAATGATCTTACCTTGGCACTTTTACAGAACAATGTCATTTTTGATTATGCCACAGACTACCATTACACCCACAGTTATGCAGATGTAAACGATTTTAAATTTACAGATGCCGATTTTAATGCTTTTAAAAATTATGTAAAGCAAAGTAGCTTCTCTTTTGAGACTAAGGCGGAACAAGCTATTAAAAAAGCACTCTCAGGCGACGAGAACGACTTTTTAGGGTCAGATGTTAAGGATAGTTACAAAACGTTGCTAGCCAACATTGAAAAAGGCAAACTTAATGCGTTGGATAAATACCAAAGCGAAATTCAAAAGAATTTAGAAGATGAAATAGTAAAGCGCTATTTTTATAGAGATGGCCTGTACCAATATTACTTGAATAATGACGAAGCTATTTTGGCAGCAACAGAACTATTAAGCAATAACTCAAAATACAGTGCTATTTTAAAATAG
- a CDS encoding S8 family peptidase: MTNTSLKSIFALSLAAVISGCGSTNTATSSGLILTPVENIDATPLKISDLTTAEKNNWGHLDLVTDTIPGMSVDKAYAEIIKNKKGTKTIVAVLDSGIDLDHEDLDGVLWTNTKEKPGNGIDDDGNGYIDDIHGYNFLGESYNEQLEYVRMLRLNIGDAATLAKAKTKLDSKYNEALQGKEQYESIYQTVKDADADVKKYLKKDTYTKQDLATITATDETMQRNIAILNQMFGIKDTIPEVLEELNNGIKYYTEQLNYNLNKDFNGRESVGDDPYDFTDVDYGNGNPMNRVDDESHGTHVAGIIGAERNNGIGVNGVANNVAIMSIRAVPNGDEYDKDIARGIRYAVDNGARIINGSFGKSFSPNTQWVYDAIKYAADNNVLFVHAAGNDGADLDNPVNANFPNDQVNNGPEIADNVITVGALNPKYGSELVASYSNYGKINVDIFAPGTDIYSTYPNNDYEYSPGTSMAAPGVAGVAALVMSQYPSLTAAQVKKIILQSGLPIKTKVVLGKNTGKSASLDEISTSGKIANAYNALVMASKVAAGQIKL; this comes from the coding sequence ATGACAAATACATCTCTTAAATCAATCTTTGCCCTTTCATTAGCGGCCGTAATTTCAGGATGCGGAAGCACAAATACAGCCACTAGCAGCGGTTTAATTCTTACTCCAGTAGAAAACATTGATGCTACCCCTTTAAAGATTTCAGATTTAACAACAGCTGAAAAAAATAATTGGGGACACTTGGATCTGGTAACAGATACCATACCGGGTATGAGTGTAGATAAAGCTTACGCAGAAATCATTAAAAACAAAAAGGGAACAAAAACCATAGTTGCCGTCCTAGATTCTGGAATTGACCTCGACCATGAAGATTTAGACGGAGTTTTATGGACCAATACAAAAGAAAAACCCGGTAACGGTATAGACGATGATGGTAATGGTTATATAGATGATATACATGGCTATAATTTCTTAGGAGAGTCATATAATGAACAATTGGAATATGTTCGTATGCTTCGTTTAAACATAGGCGATGCAGCAACTTTAGCCAAGGCAAAAACCAAACTTGATTCTAAATATAACGAAGCTCTTCAAGGTAAAGAACAATATGAATCTATATATCAGACAGTAAAAGATGCCGATGCGGACGTAAAGAAATACTTGAAAAAGGATACATATACTAAACAAGATTTAGCCACAATTACCGCTACCGACGAAACCATGCAGCGTAATATTGCCATTCTAAATCAAATGTTCGGTATAAAAGATACTATACCTGAAGTTCTTGAAGAATTGAACAACGGTATCAAATATTACACAGAGCAACTGAACTACAATCTAAACAAAGATTTTAACGGTCGTGAGAGCGTTGGTGATGATCCTTATGATTTTACAGATGTAGATTATGGTAACGGCAACCCAATGAACAGGGTAGATGATGAGAGCCATGGTACACACGTAGCAGGTATTATTGGTGCTGAACGTAATAATGGAATTGGGGTTAACGGTGTTGCCAACAATGTAGCTATTATGAGCATAAGGGCAGTACCTAACGGAGATGAATATGATAAAGATATCGCTAGAGGTATAAGATATGCCGTTGACAATGGTGCACGTATTATAAACGGTAGTTTTGGAAAGTCTTTTTCTCCAAATACACAATGGGTTTATGATGCCATAAAATATGCTGCAGATAATAACGTACTTTTTGTACATGCTGCCGGTAATGATGGTGCCGATCTTGATAATCCTGTTAACGCCAACTTCCCAAATGACCAAGTTAACAACGGACCTGAAATTGCAGATAACGTAATTACGGTGGGTGCTTTAAACCCTAAATATGGGTCAGAGCTTGTAGCTAGCTATTCTAACTATGGTAAAATAAATGTCGATATTTTTGCCCCGGGTACAGATATCTATTCTACTTACCCAAACAATGATTATGAATATTCCCCAGGTACTTCAATGGCCGCACCTGGTGTTGCAGGGGTTGCCGCCTTGGTTATGTCTCAATATCCAAGTTTAACGGCTGCGCAGGTGAAGAAAATAATTTTACAATCAGGACTTCCAATTAAAACAAAAGTGGTTTTAGGTAAAAATACCGGCAAAAGTGCTTCTTTAGATGAAATCTCTACCTCTGGTAAAATTGCAAATGCGTATAACGCCTTGGTAATGGCGAGTAAAGTTGCAGCAGGTCAGATTAAACTTTAA
- a CDS encoding M1 family metallopeptidase, producing MTKSFFTFFTALCSMAVFAQNTTNYWQQHVDYTMAVDMDVDNFQYTGTQKLVYTNNSPDELKRVYFHLYFNAFQPGSEMDIRLQNIADPDGRMTTADKKSRIALLAESEQGYLHATSLTQDGSEVSFSEEGTILVVDLAKPIPAGAKSTFNMEFKGQVPLQIRRSGRNSEEGVALSMSQWYPKLAEYDFEGWHADPYIAREFQGVWGDFDVKLTIDKDYTVGGTGYLQNADEIGHGYETPGTKVKKQKGKTLTWHFKAPMVHDFMWAADPDYIHDIQQVPNGPVLHFLYKDDPKILENWNNLQPKTIEAMEFFSKNIGKYPYDQYSVIQGGDGGMEYAMSTLITGDRKFGSLVGVMAHELAHSWFQHILATNESKHEWMDEGFTSFISKLCMSEIMDLDKENPFESTYKGYRNLALSGKEQPQTTHADRYALNFAYGISAYSKGSIFLSQLGYVIGQDKLMQTIRTYYDEFKFKHPVPNDVKRVAEKISGVELDWYLTDWTQTTNTIDYGIKTVTAEDNVTKVTLERIGLMPMPIDILIVYNDGSRETFYAPLQMMRGEKENPYEGIKRTVIKDWAWAYPTYDFDIQKPISSIQAIVIDPSQLMADVNLENNVWQAE from the coding sequence ATGACTAAATCATTTTTCACATTTTTTACGGCTTTATGCTCTATGGCAGTATTTGCCCAAAATACTACAAATTACTGGCAACAACATGTAGATTATACCATGGCCGTAGACATGGATGTTGATAATTTTCAGTATACCGGTACACAAAAACTAGTGTATACCAACAACTCTCCAGATGAGCTTAAAAGAGTATATTTTCACTTGTATTTCAATGCTTTTCAACCAGGTAGTGAAATGGATATTCGCCTGCAGAACATTGCCGACCCAGATGGTAGAATGACAACGGCTGATAAGAAAAGTAGAATAGCTTTGCTTGCAGAAAGTGAACAAGGCTATTTACATGCAACTTCTTTGACACAAGATGGTAGCGAAGTTTCTTTTTCTGAAGAAGGTACTATATTGGTGGTTGACCTTGCAAAACCCATTCCTGCAGGTGCCAAGTCTACTTTTAATATGGAATTTAAAGGTCAAGTGCCGTTACAGATTAGACGTTCAGGAAGAAATAGCGAAGAAGGTGTTGCCTTATCTATGAGCCAATGGTATCCAAAATTAGCGGAATATGATTTTGAAGGTTGGCATGCCGATCCGTACATAGCTAGAGAGTTTCAAGGTGTTTGGGGAGATTTTGATGTAAAATTGACTATTGATAAGGATTACACCGTTGGTGGAACTGGTTATTTACAAAATGCCGATGAAATAGGGCATGGATATGAAACTCCCGGTACAAAAGTTAAAAAGCAAAAAGGTAAGACCTTAACTTGGCACTTTAAGGCACCAATGGTACATGACTTTATGTGGGCGGCAGATCCAGATTATATTCATGATATACAACAAGTGCCTAACGGACCTGTGTTACATTTTTTGTATAAGGATGATCCTAAAATATTAGAGAACTGGAATAATCTTCAGCCTAAGACCATTGAGGCAATGGAGTTCTTCAGTAAGAATATTGGTAAATATCCATATGACCAATACTCTGTTATTCAAGGTGGTGATGGTGGTATGGAATATGCTATGTCAACTTTAATTACGGGTGATCGCAAATTTGGTAGTTTGGTTGGTGTAATGGCTCATGAACTTGCACATTCTTGGTTTCAACATATATTGGCAACAAATGAAAGCAAGCATGAATGGATGGATGAAGGGTTTACTTCGTTCATATCTAAACTTTGTATGAGTGAAATAATGGATTTGGACAAGGAAAATCCGTTCGAGAGCACTTACAAAGGTTATAGAAACTTGGCTTTGTCTGGCAAAGAACAGCCACAAACAACACATGCCGATCGTTATGCACTTAATTTTGCATATGGCATTTCTGCATACAGTAAAGGATCTATTTTCCTTTCTCAACTAGGTTATGTAATTGGTCAAGATAAATTGATGCAAACCATCCGCACCTATTACGATGAATTTAAATTTAAACATCCAGTACCAAACGATGTTAAACGTGTTGCTGAAAAAATATCCGGTGTTGAGTTAGATTGGTACTTAACAGATTGGACACAAACTACCAATACTATTGATTACGGTATAAAAACGGTTACCGCTGAAGACAATGTTACAAAAGTAACTTTAGAACGTATAGGCTTAATGCCAATGCCTATAGATATATTGATTGTGTATAATGATGGCAGCAGAGAAACTTTCTATGCTCCATTACAAATGATGCGCGGTGAAAAGGAAAACCCTTATGAGGGTATTAAAAGAACGGTTATCAAAGATTGGGCTTGGGCTTATCCAACTTATGATTTTGATATTCAAAAACCAATATCTTCTATTCAAGCCATAGTGATAGACCCTTCTCAATTAATGGCAGATGTTAATTTAGAGAATAATGTTTGGCAAGCAGAATAG
- a CDS encoding response regulator has protein sequence MNQVNYNMSKDINILLIDDSDVDNFINKAVISKEDNISQITTMTSGQEALTHLNGVIDKPQAFPDVIFLDIKMPGMNGFEFLDEYLKLPETLVNHCKIYILSSSIDSIDSERGKEYAIVKKHLTKPLAHHKISDLLAED, from the coding sequence ATGAATCAGGTAAATTATAATATGAGCAAGGATATTAATATTTTGTTGATTGACGATTCTGACGTAGATAACTTCATTAATAAAGCCGTTATCTCTAAAGAGGATAATATTTCTCAAATTACCACTATGACCTCTGGGCAAGAAGCTTTAACGCACTTGAATGGGGTAATTGATAAACCTCAAGCATTTCCAGATGTTATATTTCTGGATATTAAAATGCCGGGAATGAACGGTTTTGAATTTTTAGATGAATATTTAAAACTACCGGAAACACTCGTAAATCATTGTAAAATTTACATATTGAGCTCATCTATAGATTCTATAGATTCTGAAAGAGGAAAAGAATATGCTATTGTTAAAAAGCATTTGACCAAACCTCTAGCACATCATAAAATTAGCGATTTACTGGCTGAAGATTAA
- the rnpA gene encoding ribonuclease P protein component, which translates to MDQSFGKKEKLKSKILITQLFGEGKGISVYPLKLIYLSTEKQEISIKSAVTVSKRNFKSAVDRNRIKRLLRESYRRNKAEVFNNTDANFAFLFLYLGKDMPTFEQLDHKMKLVLNKFKLQIDEKNSK; encoded by the coding sequence ATGGATCAATCCTTCGGAAAAAAGGAAAAACTTAAAAGCAAAATACTCATCACCCAATTATTTGGAGAGGGTAAAGGTATTTCTGTATACCCTTTGAAATTGATTTATTTATCTACGGAAAAGCAAGAGATTTCTATTAAATCAGCAGTCACCGTATCTAAAAGAAATTTTAAGAGCGCAGTGGATCGAAACAGGATCAAGCGCTTACTTAGAGAGAGTTATAGACGTAATAAAGCAGAGGTTTTTAACAATACAGATGCTAACTTTGCGTTTCTATTTTTATACCTTGGTAAGGATATGCCCACCTTTGAGCAGTTAGATCATAAAATGAAGCTCGTTTTAAACAAGTTTAAGCTACAAATTGATGAAAAAAATAGTAAGTAA
- a CDS encoding C40 family peptidase, whose amino-acid sequence MKRILLTKAFVLILITLNNSCGVRMGQKKVLASEIEQIKNTFAPDKRTALFNIDVLDGPSGFTLIGETNLPRAIDSLEAVLSEKGIVATNEVNVLPADNLEGMTKAVINISAANLRSNPKHSAELATQATLGTVVNVLKKEGDWYLIQTPDKYLAWVDPGGIQLMNNAEITAWKSSEKIIYTNTYGHAFSSIDAENRISDVVAGSILKLVGSDESHFKIAFPDGRQAYISKDEAQEYKTWLSSLDYTANSLIETSKTLMGVPYLWGGTSTKGVDCSGYTKTIYFLNGMVIPRDASQQVHAGKPVDSIADFSKLEKGDLLFFGRKATDSTAEKVVHVGMWIGDKQFIHSSEMVRISSVDKESPNYDAFNVGRYLRTQRLLNEDDPLLQNLKINQPIKD is encoded by the coding sequence CAAATTAAGAATACGTTTGCTCCAGATAAACGAACTGCGTTATTTAATATAGATGTTTTAGATGGTCCTTCAGGATTTACTTTAATAGGTGAAACAAATTTACCCAGGGCAATTGATTCTTTAGAAGCTGTTTTAAGTGAAAAGGGGATAGTGGCTACCAATGAAGTTAACGTATTACCTGCAGATAACCTAGAGGGTATGACAAAGGCAGTGATAAACATTTCTGCCGCCAATCTAAGAAGTAACCCTAAACATTCAGCAGAATTGGCAACTCAGGCTACTTTGGGTACAGTGGTCAATGTACTTAAAAAAGAAGGAGATTGGTATTTGATACAAACGCCAGATAAGTATTTGGCATGGGTAGATCCCGGTGGAATTCAGTTAATGAACAACGCTGAGATTACAGCATGGAAATCATCAGAAAAGATTATTTATACCAATACCTATGGGCATGCATTTAGTTCTATAGATGCTGAGAATAGAATATCTGATGTAGTTGCAGGAAGTATTTTAAAATTAGTGGGTAGTGATGAAAGCCATTTTAAAATAGCATTTCCAGATGGTAGACAAGCTTATATTTCAAAAGATGAAGCGCAAGAATATAAGACTTGGTTATCTAGTTTGGATTATACGGCAAATTCGCTGATAGAAACCTCTAAAACATTAATGGGTGTTCCTTATTTGTGGGGCGGTACTTCTACAAAAGGTGTAGATTGTAGTGGTTATACAAAAACCATTTATTTTTTAAACGGTATGGTTATACCACGTGATGCTTCTCAACAAGTACATGCTGGTAAGCCAGTAGATTCTATAGCAGATTTCAGCAAATTGGAAAAGGGAGATTTATTGTTCTTTGGAAGAAAAGCTACAGACTCAACCGCAGAAAAAGTTGTACATGTAGGTATGTGGATCGGGGACAAACAATTTATACATTCTTCTGAAATGGTAAGAATAAGTAGTGTAGATAAAGAATCTCCAAATTATGATGCCTTTAATGTAGGTAGGTATTTAAGAACTCAAAGATTATTAAATGAAGATGACCCATTACTTCAAAATTTAAAGATCAACCAACCGATCAAAGATTAA